From Oryza brachyantha chromosome 9, ObraRS2, whole genome shotgun sequence, a single genomic window includes:
- the LOC102701657 gene encoding transcription factor TB1-like: MPPPPPPPTGHLDQHHQHHQQYDHFFSGHGQFNSETLEAVLRPPRGADPADPGAAAAAVTGPRNGGGHARARKRPFRTDRHSKIRTAQGVRDRRMRLSLDVARDFFALQDRLGFDKASKTVDWLLTQSKPAIDRLAESSSSHRNDVAGGGDTRMSSPTSAERGGDHMVVIRDAASAGSGKGGGDADKARSARSRRSVPLELGCELGRLVPAQVLGEYYYDLAEMMSNNGGGGEADDDGDYDDDGDFLDGMQY, translated from the coding sequence atgccgccgccgccgccgccaccgaccgGGCATCTGGATCAGCACCACCAGCATCACCAGCAATACGACCACTTCTTCTCCGGCCACGGCCAGTTCAACTCCGAGACGCTGGAGGCCGTGCTCaggccgccgcgcggcgcggatCCTGCTGAtccgggcgcggcggcggcggcggtcaccGGGCCAAgaaacggcggcggccatgccAGGGCGCGGAAGAGGCCGTTCAGGACGGACCGGCACAGCAAGATCCGGACGGCGCAGGGCGTCCGCGACCGCCGGATGCGGCTGTCCCTCGACGTCGCCCGCGACTTCTTCGCGCTGCAGGACCGGCTCGGCTTCGACAAGGCCAGCAAGACGGTGGACTGGCTGCTCACCCAGTCCAAACCGGCCATCGACCGCCTCGCcgagtcctcctcctcccaccgcaacgacgtcgccggcggcggcgacacccGCATGTCGTCCCCGACGTcggcggagcgcggcggcgatcacATGGTCGTCATCAGGGACGCGGCCAGCGCCGGATCAGGGAAAGGCGGAGGAGATGCAGACAAGGCGAGGAGCGCCAGAAGCCGTAGATCAGTGCCCCTGGAGCTGGGCTGCGAGCTCGGCCGCCTCGTGCCGGCGCAGGTTCTCGGTGAATACTACTACGACCTCGCCGAGATGATGAGcaacaacggcggcggaggagaagcagacgacgacggtgactaCGACGATGACGGTGATTTCTTGGACGGTATGCAATACTAG